A window of the Dyadobacter pollutisoli genome harbors these coding sequences:
- a CDS encoding SDR family NAD(P)-dependent oxidoreductase: MSIQNIFSLEGKVALITGGGSGIGFYIAQCMIQAGAKVVITGRRETVLQEAVAALGAGSSYFVNDITDLKSIPALISDIESKVGPIDILINNAGINMKKHAVEVTDEDFDRIIQTNLHAVFSITRECGKRMIERKKGSIIMITSMAALYGIDRVVAYTASKSAVGGMVKALTTEFSPYNVRINAIAPGFIETPMMLTAMNGDPARRDKAMGRTPMGTWGKPDDIGWAAVFLASEASKFITGVSLPVDGGNSIGF; encoded by the coding sequence ATGTCTATTCAAAATATTTTTTCGCTTGAAGGCAAGGTGGCGTTAATTACCGGTGGCGGTAGCGGAATTGGTTTTTACATTGCGCAATGCATGATTCAGGCCGGTGCAAAAGTGGTCATTACCGGCAGGCGGGAAACTGTTTTGCAGGAAGCGGTGGCCGCTCTTGGCGCAGGTTCAAGCTATTTTGTGAATGATATCACGGATTTAAAATCGATTCCCGCGCTCATCTCCGACATTGAATCTAAGGTTGGCCCAATTGATATTCTGATCAACAATGCGGGTATTAATATGAAAAAACATGCCGTGGAAGTCACAGACGAAGATTTTGACCGGATTATCCAAACTAACCTGCACGCGGTTTTTTCCATTACAAGGGAATGCGGCAAAAGAATGATCGAGCGTAAAAAAGGCTCCATCATTATGATTACTTCCATGGCAGCCCTCTACGGAATCGACAGGGTAGTGGCCTATACCGCCTCCAAATCAGCGGTTGGAGGTATGGTGAAAGCATTAACAACCGAATTTTCGCCATATAATGTCAGGATCAATGCTATTGCACCTGGTTTCATTGAAACACCCATGATGCTCACTGCCATGAATGGCGACCCTGCGCGGCGGGACAAAGCGATGGGCCGTACACCCATGGGAACCTGGGGTAAGCCGGACGATATTGGCTGGGCGGCCGTGTTCCTCGCATCGGAAGCTTCCAAATTTATCACTGGTGTGTCACTGCCCGTGGATGGCGGAAATTCGATCGGTTTCTAA
- the uxuA gene encoding mannonate dehydratase, translated as MIQTMRWFGPNDPVSLMDIRQAGCSGVVSALHQIPVGALWTIEEIEARKLLIEAGNERFNTLKWLVVESLPVHEDIKKGLPSRDIYIENYKQSLKNLAACGIKTVCYNFMPVLDWSRTALDYTFPEGHKTLRFVWEDFALFDMYILKRPGANDYYDPEIQRSALEKLQSMSPEQIGVLTNTVLLGLPGSEEAFELTNFQNLLNAYAQIGDKELRENLYYFIRQVAPVAHEVGINLCIHPDDPPKSLLGLPRVVSTESDLNQLLDACDVRANGVTFCTGSLGVRADNDLPGIIERLGDRIHFVHLRTTRRESEDQRNFHEAPHLDGDVDMYEVIKALVKEEHRRAAAHYPDHALPMRPDHGFQMLDDLNKKTYPGYSAIGRLKALAEIRGLEMSISRSFNEL; from the coding sequence ATGATACAAACAATGCGCTGGTTCGGCCCTAACGATCCGGTTTCATTAATGGATATTCGCCAGGCGGGATGTAGCGGGGTTGTCAGTGCCTTGCATCAGATACCGGTCGGTGCGTTATGGACAATTGAAGAAATTGAAGCAAGAAAACTACTTATTGAAGCTGGTAATGAACGATTTAACACATTAAAATGGCTGGTAGTAGAAAGCCTTCCGGTGCATGAAGACATCAAAAAAGGACTGCCTTCGCGGGATATTTACATTGAAAATTATAAGCAGTCACTGAAAAATCTGGCTGCCTGCGGCATTAAAACGGTTTGCTACAATTTTATGCCTGTTCTTGACTGGTCGCGGACGGCTTTGGACTATACTTTTCCGGAAGGCCATAAAACGCTGCGTTTCGTTTGGGAGGATTTTGCCCTTTTCGATATGTACATTTTGAAAAGGCCGGGGGCGAATGATTACTATGATCCTGAAATTCAGCGATCAGCATTGGAAAAATTGCAGAGTATGTCGCCCGAGCAAATCGGCGTGCTCACCAATACTGTCCTGCTCGGCCTGCCGGGTTCAGAAGAGGCATTCGAGCTGACCAACTTTCAAAATCTCCTGAATGCTTACGCTCAAATTGGCGATAAAGAACTGAGAGAAAACCTTTACTATTTTATACGTCAGGTAGCTCCTGTGGCTCACGAAGTAGGTATTAACCTTTGCATTCACCCCGACGATCCCCCAAAATCACTGCTGGGCTTGCCAAGAGTTGTAAGTACTGAATCCGACCTGAATCAATTGCTCGATGCTTGTGATGTCAGGGCCAATGGTGTCACATTCTGTACCGGGTCACTGGGCGTGAGGGCAGACAATGACCTGCCGGGGATTATTGAGCGTCTGGGTGACCGCATTCATTTTGTGCATTTGCGGACTACCAGGCGGGAATCGGAAGATCAGCGGAATTTTCATGAGGCGCCACATCTTGATGGTGACGTCGATATGTATGAGGTAATAAAAGCACTAGTGAAGGAGGAACATCGGCGTGCTGCGGCGCATTATCCCGATCATGCGCTTCCAATGCGGCCTGATCACGGTTTTCAAATGCTGGATGATCTGAATAAAAAGACCTACCCGGGTTACTCTGCGATCGGTCGCCTCAAAGCGCTTGCGGAAATAAGAGGGCTGGAAATGAGTATTTCCCGTTCATTCAATGAATTATAG
- a CDS encoding LacI family DNA-binding transcriptional regulator, with amino-acid sequence MTEKEITIYDIAKILAISPATVSRALNDHPAINSQTKLSILNKAQELGYRSNTFASNLRRKKTNTLGVIVPRLNSNFMSAVLAGMEEVANNAGYNLLISQSLELEKKEKANARTMFASRVDGLLASIAYDTDSFEHFEMFLGKNVPVLFFDRVMEHPRCTSVIIDNVNAGYQATSHLISEGCRRIMHVTGDLRRNVYAGRLEGYRQALREKGLDPDESLIMVTDLSLEAGRLAADKLASMDARPDGIFIANDLCAVTCMKALKEKGYDIPADIAVVGFNNDPVSQVIEPNLTTVFYPGYQMGKVAVKTMINQLNGAQNIEINDPIILRSELMIRGSSLKKG; translated from the coding sequence ATGACCGAAAAAGAAATCACGATTTATGACATTGCCAAAATATTAGCGATTTCTCCGGCCACAGTTAGCAGGGCTTTGAATGACCATCCGGCGATTAATAGCCAAACAAAACTGTCGATTCTTAATAAGGCGCAGGAATTGGGCTATCGTTCCAACACTTTTGCCAGTAATTTAAGGAGGAAAAAAACCAACACGCTGGGCGTCATTGTGCCGCGGCTCAACAGTAATTTCATGTCAGCAGTACTGGCTGGAATGGAAGAAGTGGCGAATAATGCAGGTTATAATTTGCTGATCAGCCAGTCGCTTGAACTGGAAAAAAAGGAAAAAGCCAATGCCCGAACGATGTTCGCCAGCCGCGTGGATGGGTTACTGGCATCAATTGCTTACGACACGGATTCGTTTGAGCATTTTGAAATGTTCCTTGGCAAAAATGTCCCCGTTCTCTTTTTTGACCGGGTAATGGAGCATCCCAGATGTACCAGTGTTATTATCGACAATGTGAATGCGGGATATCAGGCTACCTCACACCTGATCAGCGAAGGTTGCAGGCGCATTATGCACGTAACGGGTGACCTCAGGCGTAATGTGTACGCGGGAAGGTTGGAGGGTTATAGGCAGGCGTTGCGGGAAAAAGGGTTGGATCCTGACGAATCTCTGATTATGGTGACCGATCTCAGCCTGGAAGCGGGGAGGCTGGCTGCCGATAAGCTGGCAAGTATGGATGCACGACCGGACGGTATTTTCATCGCCAATGATCTCTGCGCTGTCACTTGTATGAAGGCATTGAAGGAAAAGGGCTACGACATTCCAGCCGACATTGCAGTTGTAGGCTTCAATAATGACCCCGTTTCGCAAGTGATAGAGCCCAATCTCACAACCGTTTTTTACCCGGGTTATCAAATGGGCAAAGTCGCCGTCAAGACAATGATCAACCAGCTGAACGGCGCCCAAAACATCGAAATAAACGACCCGATTATCCTCCGGTCAGAACTGATGATCAGAGGGTCGTCATTGAAAAAAGGCTGA
- a CDS encoding Uma2 family endonuclease, with protein sequence MEAVAEKLYTLEEYFAFCETQEGRFEFVNGEIVEMSGESVIANQIAGNIHRYVGNFLEDKPYIMVQNCVKLQVQEGKVFRMPDFLVFKETGNLGRYATEPLLIVEVLSESTAKTDRSAKLNEYRLIPSLQYYLIVDQESCFVEIYIREGKRWYVELYDKMEDTISLPYFGIEIPVKTIYKKISFQ encoded by the coding sequence ATGGAAGCTGTGGCTGAAAAACTTTACACTCTGGAGGAATACTTTGCCTTCTGTGAAACGCAGGAAGGCCGTTTTGAATTTGTCAACGGAGAAATAGTAGAGATGTCGGGAGAATCAGTTATAGCCAATCAGATTGCGGGAAACATACATCGTTATGTAGGCAATTTTTTAGAGGATAAGCCTTACATAATGGTTCAAAATTGTGTAAAACTACAAGTTCAGGAAGGCAAGGTTTTCCGTATGCCAGATTTCCTGGTTTTTAAGGAGACTGGAAATTTGGGCAGATATGCCACTGAACCACTATTAATCGTTGAAGTTTTATCAGAAAGCACAGCGAAAACTGACCGTTCTGCCAAGCTGAATGAGTACCGGCTTATTCCTTCGTTGCAATATTATCTGATCGTTGATCAGGAAAGCTGTTTTGTCGAAATTTACATTCGTGAAGGCAAACGCTGGTATGTAGAGCTCTATGACAAAATGGAAGATACTATTTCCCTTCCTTATTTTGGCATTGAAATTCCCGTGAAGACAATCTACAAAAAGATCAGTTTTCAGTAA
- a CDS encoding DUF3748 domain-containing protein, with amino-acid sequence MLSCQTDSISEEKQITNDLTYNHDLDNNDNFSPDGKWLVYDTRTDDGGIAASARIERVNIETGEKQVLFDIKNNQTWGPGAGAVSYSSKDNAVVFIHGLTNSTEANPYQQWRRTGVIIHDSRPNEPIYMDARDVTFPFTAGALRGGTHRHEWSGDGQWIGFTYNDAILKALEDSTGQKRNLRTIGVSKKIKAVHVDKNEENVSGEWFSALVVRVVPEPAPGSDEISHAAGDSWVGTNGYLAANGQKQIARAFLGTVKDKNGKDVPEVFVVDIPEDITQPGPLGPLEGSKDDFPMPPNGTVQRRLTYTANTSQPGCLGIVRSSPDGKYLAYLAKDEKGISQIFVISPTGGKPQQLTEHDYDVIGNVRWHPDGQHVTYVWKGSITLCKTGTEPFAERIKTLTKPTNPAPTNLVWSHDGGVVAFNRLLKGNDTEPATQQVFACKVEPKSLTEN; translated from the coding sequence ATGTTGTCCTGTCAAACTGATTCCATTTCCGAAGAAAAACAGATTACCAATGATCTGACCTACAATCACGATCTGGATAATAATGACAATTTTTCGCCTGATGGGAAATGGTTGGTGTATGACACAAGAACAGACGACGGAGGCATTGCAGCGTCGGCCAGAATTGAAAGGGTAAATATTGAAACAGGCGAAAAACAGGTTTTGTTTGATATAAAAAATAACCAGACCTGGGGCCCTGGCGCCGGGGCTGTGAGTTACAGTTCAAAGGACAATGCAGTTGTATTTATTCACGGATTAACGAATAGTACCGAGGCGAACCCCTACCAACAATGGCGCAGGACGGGAGTTATCATTCATGATTCCCGTCCTAACGAGCCTATTTATATGGATGCACGGGATGTTACTTTCCCTTTCACAGCAGGTGCGCTACGCGGTGGAACCCACCGACATGAATGGAGTGGCGACGGACAATGGATTGGCTTTACTTACAATGATGCGATATTAAAAGCACTCGAAGACTCGACCGGGCAAAAACGTAATCTGCGTACAATCGGTGTTTCGAAGAAAATAAAAGCTGTTCACGTCGACAAAAACGAAGAAAATGTTTCGGGAGAATGGTTTAGTGCGCTGGTAGTAAGAGTAGTACCGGAACCGGCTCCCGGAAGCGACGAAATCAGTCACGCAGCGGGTGACAGTTGGGTAGGTACAAATGGCTACCTGGCTGCAAATGGTCAAAAACAGATCGCCAGAGCATTTTTGGGCACTGTCAAGGACAAAAACGGAAAAGATGTACCGGAAGTTTTTGTTGTCGATATCCCCGAAGACATTACACAACCTGGCCCGCTTGGACCGCTGGAAGGAAGCAAAGATGACTTCCCAATGCCGCCCAATGGTACGGTACAAAGAAGGCTGACCTATACCGCCAATACTTCCCAGCCTGGTTGCCTGGGGATCGTCAGGTCTTCGCCCGATGGAAAATATCTTGCTTATTTGGCGAAGGATGAAAAAGGCATCAGCCAGATTTTTGTCATTTCTCCTACCGGCGGCAAACCGCAGCAATTAACAGAGCATGATTATGATGTAATAGGAAATGTAAGATGGCATCCCGATGGCCAGCACGTAACTTATGTTTGGAAAGGAAGCATTACATTATGCAAAACCGGAACTGAACCTTTCGCCGAAAGGATCAAAACGCTAACCAAACCAACTAACCCCGCACCGACCAACCTGGTATGGTCACACGATGGAGGTGTAGTAGCATTCAACAGGTTATTGAAAGGGAATGATACAGAGCCTGCGACCCAGCAGGTATTTGCTTGTAAAGTTGAACCGAAATCACTTACTGAAAACTGA
- a CDS encoding sialidase family protein: MSDNLMKKLITTLVITLFVKVLLFAQSTPVVQQTLIFPPQEKHVHGSSIVSLPNGDFLVAWFQGSGERTADDVRIMGARLKKGETKWSEPFLMADTPHLPDCNPVLFLNAEGKLFLVWIAVQANLWEQSILRFKTSTDYNKTGAPVWNWQDNILLKPDNRFAEEVAKKFKDLPESTIGWAGYAPKYDEMIVEASKDVTKRSIGWMTRIKPLLMENGRIVLPLYSDGYNFSLTAISDDNGTSWKPGLPIVGRGPIQPAIVRKKNGTLVAYMRDSGDEPTRVHVSESADNGESWKATIKTDIPNTASVELLTLKDGKWAFLGNDIDNGRYELSLRVSDDEGKTWKWKTLIENDQSKKGGYSYPSLIQTADGLLHMTYSHHPEKGKKSIKYVVVDPKILTR; the protein is encoded by the coding sequence ATGAGCGATAATTTGATGAAGAAACTGATCACAACCTTAGTTATTACCCTGTTTGTTAAAGTATTACTATTCGCGCAGAGCACACCTGTTGTTCAGCAGACGCTGATATTCCCTCCGCAGGAAAAACATGTGCACGGCAGCAGCATTGTCAGTTTGCCCAATGGGGATTTTCTGGTAGCATGGTTTCAGGGAAGCGGCGAACGTACCGCTGATGACGTGAGGATTATGGGTGCAAGATTAAAAAAGGGTGAAACGAAATGGAGCGAACCCTTTCTAATGGCTGACACGCCACATTTACCCGACTGCAACCCGGTACTGTTCCTGAATGCAGAAGGGAAATTGTTTTTGGTATGGATCGCAGTGCAGGCCAATCTCTGGGAGCAATCTATTCTGAGATTTAAAACTTCGACGGATTATAACAAAACAGGCGCACCGGTATGGAACTGGCAGGATAATATTTTGCTGAAACCGGATAACCGTTTCGCTGAGGAAGTTGCTAAAAAATTCAAGGACTTGCCGGAAAGTACCATTGGCTGGGCAGGGTATGCGCCCAAATACGATGAAATGATCGTAGAAGCCAGCAAGGATGTTACCAAAAGAAGCATTGGCTGGATGACAAGGATCAAGCCATTACTGATGGAGAATGGCAGAATCGTACTTCCGCTTTACTCCGACGGCTATAACTTCTCGCTTACCGCTATTTCCGACGACAACGGTACTTCCTGGAAACCAGGTCTGCCGATTGTAGGACGCGGCCCGATCCAGCCCGCCATTGTCAGGAAGAAAAACGGCACATTGGTTGCATATATGCGTGACAGCGGCGACGAGCCTACCCGCGTTCACGTGAGTGAGTCTGCAGACAATGGTGAAAGCTGGAAAGCAACTATTAAAACTGACATTCCCAACACAGCCAGCGTCGAACTCTTGACCCTTAAAGATGGCAAATGGGCGTTTCTGGGCAATGATATTGACAATGGACGCTACGAACTTAGTCTTAGGGTCTCTGACGATGAAGGTAAAACCTGGAAATGGAAAACGTTGATTGAGAACGATCAGAGCAAAAAAGGTGGCTACTCCTACCCTTCTCTTATCCAGACTGCGGACGGACTTTTACACATGACCTATTCCCATCACCCCGAAAAAGGAAAAAAATCGATCAAGTATGTGGTCGTTGATCCGAAGATTTTGACGCGTTAA
- a CDS encoding polysaccharide deacetylase family protein, with product MKRLIVPFVITMLSLAMNQTIAQTGETYAEKLGWPKGSKVVIFHVDDAGMSYSSNQGAKRSIENGIATSCSIMMPCPWAASFTKFAVANPKMDAGLHLTLTSEWQDYRWPPLGGIAHSHGLVDEEGCMWHEVEQVIKNASPDVVEQEIRAQLDRALKLGLKPTHMDSHMGTLFAHIPYLERYIKVGVEYGIPVMFPGGNNKLLIESLNNPVIKKLKSEGKWKEGMKLPDPEITKQTGPVGQKIWAAGLPVLDDLHTISGDWKPEGTDISPAQWGKYKAQKFKETLTKMQPGVAMMIVHSSDITDEFKHISASGGSRYADMLSMLDPDLKAFVKSEGIILTTWKEMMERRKKVK from the coding sequence ATGAAGCGATTAATAGTACCTTTTGTTATCACCATGCTGTCGCTCGCCATGAACCAGACCATCGCCCAAACGGGTGAAACTTATGCTGAAAAACTAGGTTGGCCCAAAGGCTCGAAAGTTGTGATTTTCCATGTGGACGATGCCGGTATGTCTTATTCGTCCAATCAAGGTGCCAAACGATCCATTGAAAACGGCATTGCTACATCGTGCAGTATTATGATGCCCTGCCCGTGGGCGGCGAGTTTCACAAAGTTCGCAGTAGCCAATCCTAAAATGGACGCCGGGCTTCACCTGACATTGACTTCTGAATGGCAAGACTATCGCTGGCCTCCGCTGGGCGGGATAGCACATTCACATGGGTTGGTGGATGAGGAAGGTTGTATGTGGCATGAGGTTGAACAGGTCATTAAAAATGCCAGTCCTGACGTGGTGGAGCAGGAAATTCGCGCCCAGCTGGACCGTGCATTGAAACTTGGACTCAAACCAACCCATATGGATTCTCACATGGGGACCCTTTTCGCACACATTCCTTATCTGGAAAGATACATTAAGGTCGGCGTCGAGTACGGCATTCCGGTAATGTTCCCGGGTGGAAATAACAAGCTACTTATCGAATCACTCAATAATCCGGTGATTAAAAAGCTGAAATCCGAAGGAAAATGGAAGGAAGGCATGAAACTTCCCGACCCTGAAATTACGAAGCAAACCGGGCCGGTAGGACAAAAAATATGGGCTGCCGGGCTACCTGTATTGGATGATCTGCACACGATCAGCGGCGACTGGAAACCGGAAGGTACCGACATTAGTCCGGCACAATGGGGCAAATATAAAGCGCAGAAATTCAAAGAGACATTAACCAAAATGCAGCCGGGCGTGGCGATGATGATCGTTCACAGCAGCGACATTACCGACGAATTCAAGCATATCAGCGCCTCGGGCGGCTCGCGTTATGCCGATATGCTGTCGATGTTAGATCCCGATTTGAAAGCATTTGTCAAATCCGAAGGCATTATCCTCACGACCTGGAAGGAGATGATGGAAAGAAGAAAAAAAGTAAAATGA
- a CDS encoding ligand-binding sensor domain-containing protein produces MTDLFQKTFPVYILCFGLTFLISCGRNITVDSEDGIYQDQAFWQEVHHAFPVTNEPAAGDVRSVTVDHGSNVWIATAAGIFQKKKDASEWTNVITGNDKGPAFVVEAGSDGSVWLGTWNGLYRFKNNALEKVAGPDGPVSAVCVAKEGTYALGPNGFWFDGGKGFQKLKANISKSVRDVISDGSKGLWIATDVGLYHWTEKELKHYYKTDALISGYAKGLAFDIDQKLWVGGLGGVTIRQADQIEKELRPENGIPSRYVSALKYAPDSSMWVGTQAGIVRYRHDGNHSLLFSRRWLLDDQVRDIAFDQNGTAWVATAQGVSAIAKSKMTLTQKNDFFFDVLMKRHIRAPWIAGQAHLKVPGDTTTWEPEDDDNDGEYTGNYLAMESFRYAATKSPEARENAKKAFGFLKLLQEVTGTDGFFARTIIPSDWKNMHDGNRTFTEREKADELVKEPRFKPVEVRWHLSKDGKWLWKGDTSSDEMCGHMFGYYFYYTLVADDAEKKIIAKHVSNIVDHLMKNSFNLVDVDGTHTRWSVWSPDRLNNDPEWLPDRNQNSMELLAFVKLAHHMTGDQKYQNEYLRLIEKEHFLDNMAEVTKQNPAWLIYFDVVLQAYLYPILIHCEKDPERRKFYKNHLEEWFTHRKGDHNPLINFIYNYSLDQKAELNNSVDFLIDTPLDLVDWPIDHSKREDVRIVHAPVLEDDQVDQLQPASIRMTVRWDKNPWTLAGGNPQVEREPVFWLLPYWMGRYLGMISE; encoded by the coding sequence ATGACGGATCTTTTTCAAAAGACTTTTCCCGTGTACATTTTATGCTTTGGGTTAACATTCCTTATTTCCTGTGGAAGGAATATAACTGTTGATTCCGAGGATGGGATTTACCAGGATCAGGCTTTCTGGCAAGAGGTGCATCATGCATTTCCGGTAACCAATGAGCCCGCGGCCGGGGATGTCCGGAGTGTGACTGTTGATCATGGTTCTAATGTTTGGATTGCTACTGCAGCCGGTATTTTTCAAAAAAAGAAAGACGCTTCTGAATGGACCAATGTAATCACGGGCAATGACAAAGGCCCTGCATTTGTGGTCGAAGCCGGCTCCGATGGCAGCGTTTGGCTGGGAACATGGAATGGATTGTATCGTTTCAAAAACAATGCATTGGAGAAAGTCGCAGGTCCCGACGGCCCTGTATCGGCAGTATGTGTCGCGAAAGAAGGTACTTATGCACTAGGCCCGAACGGTTTCTGGTTCGACGGTGGGAAAGGTTTTCAAAAACTGAAAGCTAACATCTCAAAATCTGTCCGGGATGTCATTTCTGACGGGAGCAAAGGCTTATGGATCGCTACGGACGTAGGTTTATATCATTGGACGGAAAAGGAATTAAAACATTATTACAAAACAGATGCATTGATCAGCGGCTACGCAAAAGGTCTGGCATTTGACATTGACCAAAAACTATGGGTCGGCGGACTCGGCGGTGTAACGATTCGCCAAGCCGACCAGATTGAAAAAGAACTGCGTCCCGAAAATGGTATCCCTTCCAGATATGTGAGTGCGCTAAAATATGCCCCTGACAGCTCCATGTGGGTAGGTACGCAGGCAGGCATTGTCCGTTACCGGCACGATGGCAATCATTCTCTATTGTTTTCACGACGCTGGCTCCTTGATGACCAGGTTCGCGACATTGCTTTTGACCAAAATGGAACTGCCTGGGTCGCAACTGCGCAGGGTGTGAGTGCGATTGCAAAAAGTAAGATGACATTGACGCAAAAGAATGATTTCTTCTTTGACGTACTAATGAAGCGGCACATTCGAGCACCCTGGATCGCCGGACAAGCACATTTGAAGGTTCCCGGCGACACCACTACCTGGGAGCCGGAAGACGATGACAATGATGGGGAGTATACTGGTAACTACCTGGCTATGGAAAGTTTCAGGTATGCGGCAACCAAAAGTCCGGAGGCCAGAGAGAATGCGAAAAAGGCCTTTGGCTTTCTGAAATTATTACAGGAAGTAACTGGTACCGACGGCTTTTTTGCCCGTACCATTATTCCTTCGGACTGGAAAAATATGCATGACGGCAACCGGACTTTCACCGAGCGAGAAAAAGCCGATGAACTGGTTAAAGAGCCGCGTTTCAAGCCTGTGGAAGTACGTTGGCATTTATCAAAAGACGGAAAATGGCTTTGGAAAGGGGATACCAGCAGCGACGAAATGTGCGGCCACATGTTTGGTTACTATTTCTACTACACTTTGGTCGCCGACGATGCTGAGAAAAAAATCATAGCAAAGCACGTCAGTAATATTGTCGACCATTTGATGAAAAACAGTTTCAATCTGGTGGATGTGGACGGTACGCACACGCGGTGGTCCGTATGGTCGCCCGATAGGCTGAACAATGACCCGGAATGGCTGCCTGATCGCAATCAGAATTCAATGGAACTACTGGCATTTGTTAAACTTGCTCACCACATGACGGGTGATCAGAAGTACCAGAATGAATATTTGCGGCTGATCGAAAAAGAGCATTTTTTGGATAATATGGCGGAGGTGACCAAGCAAAATCCAGCCTGGCTGATCTATTTTGATGTGGTACTGCAAGCTTATCTCTATCCTATTCTGATCCATTGCGAGAAAGATCCCGAGCGGCGGAAATTTTACAAAAATCACCTGGAAGAATGGTTTACGCATCGGAAAGGCGACCATAATCCGCTGATCAATTTTATCTACAATTATTCCCTGGATCAAAAAGCGGAGCTGAATAATTCCGTCGATTTTCTGATAGACACCCCGCTGGATCTCGTCGACTGGCCCATTGACCATAGTAAAAGAGAAGACGTTCGCATTGTGCATGCGCCGGTACTGGAAGACGATCAGGTGGATCAGTTACAGCCTGCGAGCATCAGGATGACCGTGCGCTGGGATAAGAATCCCTGGACATTGGCAGGAGGAAACCCTCAGGTAGAAAGGGAGCCTGTTTTCTGGCTGCTACCCTACTGGATGGGCCGGTACCTGGGTATGATTTCCGAATAA